ATTAGGTGGACACGGCCTCGCGGTGAATGTTGTTCCTGCCCCGTCTCTAAATAAGTGGGACAGGCTTCCAGACACATCCCGCAATGGACGCAGTCTGCCCACTTGTGGGGATCGGGATGATCTTTCAAAAGATAATTGGTTAAATTATTGGACGAACATGGCGGATCTGTTTTTTCTAGCACACTTGTGCCGCTGTGTTCCATCTAAATACCTCCTACGAATCTTTGATGATTCAGCGTGTTGTTTGAATCTACCTTTTTCTTAATATCTTTTAATAGAAAGAAATAAGCAGGCTGCGGCCCCCATACATCGACTTCTTTTCTCCATTCATAAGGCAGGTGCTTTGCAACGGCGTATCCCTTCCTCATCTCTGCCTGATCGCGAAGCTTACCAATAGCAGAAATGATCTCGCTTTTTTTGCCGGTTAGGATGGCGTAAGTAATGCCATGGCCCATCCCCCCGTGGATTTCAATGTTTATCGGGCTGTTTGCCTGAAGGGCTTCAGCTTCACGTATGATTTCAAATACATCCATGTTTTTTGTACTGATTTTTAAGACGGCCTGAGTCTCTTCTGTCTCTGGATGAGCCAGGCTGTTTGGGGAAGCCTTAGAAAAGCGGCGCCAGAACAATTCGGCTTCACTTTCGTTTAAAATTTGGGCCGTCGTTCCTTCCGGCTTGTTGGATTCTATCCATTTCGCCTGATGACGGACGGAGTTTTCGACGTCCTCTAATCCGATCAGCAGGTGATAGTTCTCTTTATTTAGCAATCGCTTTGAAAGGGAGGGGTTTAAAAGTTCAAGTGTGACAGGTTCCATTAAGGAATCTTGTATTTTCACCGCAAACGTCTGTACATCCTTTAAATTCTCATTTGGTACGGAAATCTTTACGAGACTCTCGCACTTCGGTATAGGGCGCAGCTTCATCGTAATTTCCGTAATAACCCCTAACGTTCCCATCGAGCCGATAAATAACTTATTCATGTCATAACCGGCGACATTTTTTACAACCTTTCCACCTGTGCGGATGATCGTACCATCGGGATAAGCTACTCTTAGTCCGATGACAAGGTCTCTCGCTGATCCGTATTTCATACGTTTTGGACCGCTTTCATTAGATGCAATAATACCGCCGATTGTAGCCTGCTCCGGCCAGCTTGGGTCGAGCGATACCATCTGGCTGAATTCTTTCAGGAATTCCTGGAGCTCTTTGACCGTAGTTCCCGGCCTTACAGTGACGGTCATATCTCCCGGTGTATGTTCGACAATCCCTTTATAATCAGCAAGCGAAAGAACGATATCATAATCGTTTCTTAAACCTCCATATCCTCGCTTTGTCCCGCCGGAAAGGATGGTTACTTTTTTCCCTTCCTGATTAGCATGCTGAAGAAGCTCGGAAATTTCAGATTCGCTCACAGGGGAATGTACGGCAGCTCCATTATTTCCGTACATATCGTTAGAAATCGCTGATTCTAACTGTGAAGATTTCAAGACATTCTTTGTTTCCATCGATTTTACACCCTCTTTTGATTTGGATCTGTTAACTC
This window of the Halobacillus sp. Marseille-Q1614 genome carries:
- a CDS encoding FAD-binding oxidoreductase → METKNVLKSSQLESAISNDMYGNNGAAVHSPVSESEISELLQHANQEGKKVTILSGGTKRGYGGLRNDYDIVLSLADYKGIVEHTPGDMTVTVRPGTTVKELQEFLKEFSQMVSLDPSWPEQATIGGIIASNESGPKRMKYGSARDLVIGLRVAYPDGTIIRTGGKVVKNVAGYDMNKLFIGSMGTLGVITEITMKLRPIPKCESLVKISVPNENLKDVQTFAVKIQDSLMEPVTLELLNPSLSKRLLNKENYHLLIGLEDVENSVRHQAKWIESNKPEGTTAQILNESEAELFWRRFSKASPNSLAHPETEETQAVLKISTKNMDVFEIIREAEALQANSPINIEIHGGMGHGITYAILTGKKSEIISAIGKLRDQAEMRKGYAVAKHLPYEWRKEVDVWGPQPAYFFLLKDIKKKVDSNNTLNHQRFVGGI